In Deltaproteobacteria bacterium, a single genomic region encodes these proteins:
- a CDS encoding class II aldolase/adducin family protein has product MAASKKDLEELKKKVALGNRIMFHQGLADYHGHVSARIPGTRKFFIKPVLAPLGAIAPKHIILVDIDQYMEVCEQNYAKAGNKRSVTKIANPPREAMIHAAIYHARPDVNSVVHTHQTLATAFSVAGTPILPIYNQAAVFAPETPIFPSPRLIYTVQDGKDICATLRDRMAMLLKGHGIIVVGDSLEYATVHAIYLERTAYMQFVASCVGKPAIMPQKEIDYMKENMMYRSYDAFSYFKSLLPKGGKL; this is encoded by the coding sequence ATGGCAGCTAGTAAGAAGGATCTCGAAGAACTGAAGAAAAAAGTCGCGCTGGGCAATCGTATCATGTTTCATCAAGGCCTGGCGGACTATCATGGCCATGTCAGCGCGCGCATTCCCGGCACGCGCAAGTTTTTTATCAAGCCGGTGCTCGCGCCGTTGGGAGCGATTGCGCCCAAGCACATCATCCTCGTCGACATCGATCAGTACATGGAAGTGTGCGAGCAGAACTATGCCAAGGCGGGCAATAAGCGATCGGTCACCAAGATCGCCAATCCGCCGCGCGAAGCTATGATCCACGCGGCGATTTACCACGCCCGGCCCGATGTGAACTCGGTCGTGCATACGCACCAGACTTTGGCCACCGCTTTCTCCGTCGCCGGCACGCCGATATTGCCGATTTACAATCAAGCGGCAGTCTTCGCGCCGGAAACGCCGATTTTTCCCAGCCCGCGGCTGATTTACACGGTTCAGGATGGCAAAGACATTTGCGCCACCTTGCGGGACCGCATGGCGATGCTGCTCAAGGGGCATGGCATTATTGTGGTCGGCGATAGCTTGGAATATGCTACCGTCCATGCGATTTACCTGGAGCGGACGGCTTATATGCAGTTCGTCGCCAGCTGCGTCGGCAAGCCGGCGATCATGCCGCAAAAGGAGATCGATTACATGAAAGAAAATATGATGTATCGATCTTACGACGCTTTCTCATATTTCAAATCGCTGCTGCCCAAGGGCGGCAAGCTATAA
- a CDS encoding lysophospholipid acyltransferase family protein, giving the protein MTDWLIGKATYASTWLGLKIGCAASRRFPRATLSLADRSANLCFRLFPGFRRRSIANIRAAFGSSISATEAENTARRTLRNFFRACVELVAAVSASDEELRRKIDVVGREHLDRALAKGKGVLVLSAHLGNFFLVGTRLTIDGYRASVLINQPREGSFAELLDEYRLRVRQRTIHARPRRQALRELSEMLRRNEVAVIIADEYRRSKGVEVTLFGQTVHARRGPVTLALRTGAAVVPACLVRRSDDRLQLIIEPELNLLRDTKDREAIRENTVVMTEWLERKVRQFPDQWNWMNLRRSESGAGGTEASKI; this is encoded by the coding sequence ATGACCGATTGGTTGATTGGCAAAGCTACGTATGCAAGCACGTGGTTGGGATTGAAAATCGGCTGCGCTGCGTCGCGGCGCTTTCCCAGGGCAACGTTGAGTCTGGCCGACCGGTCAGCGAATCTTTGTTTCCGTTTGTTCCCGGGGTTTCGCCGGCGCTCGATCGCAAATATTCGCGCAGCGTTTGGCAGCAGCATCAGCGCGACGGAAGCGGAGAACACGGCGCGGCGCACCCTGCGCAATTTTTTTCGCGCGTGTGTCGAGTTGGTGGCGGCGGTCTCGGCTTCCGACGAGGAGCTGCGCCGGAAGATCGACGTGGTAGGTCGCGAGCATCTCGATCGTGCCTTGGCGAAAGGCAAGGGCGTGCTGGTTTTGAGCGCCCACCTGGGGAATTTTTTCCTGGTTGGCACCAGGCTGACGATCGATGGATATCGGGCGTCGGTCCTGATCAATCAACCGCGCGAAGGCAGCTTCGCCGAGTTGTTGGATGAGTATCGCTTGCGCGTGCGCCAGCGCACCATCCACGCGCGGCCGCGGCGTCAAGCGCTGCGCGAATTGAGCGAGATGTTGCGCCGCAACGAGGTCGCGGTCATCATCGCCGACGAATATCGCCGCAGTAAGGGAGTTGAGGTGACCCTCTTCGGCCAGACCGTTCATGCGCGGCGCGGCCCGGTCACTTTGGCGCTGCGCACCGGCGCGGCGGTGGTGCCGGCATGCTTGGTGCGCCGGTCCGACGACCGTTTGCAGTTGATCATCGAACCGGAGTTGAACTTGTTAAGAGACACCAAGGACAGAGAGGCGATTCGCGAAAATACCGTTGTTATGACCGAATGGCTCGAGCGCAAGGTGCGGCAATTCCCCGATCAGTGGAATTGGATGAACCTGCGCAGATCCGAGTCCGGCGCCGGCGGCACTGAGGCAAGTAAAATCTAA
- the ileS gene encoding isoleucine--tRNA ligase, with the protein MDYKETLNLPKTAFPMRANLPQNEPKQVEKWDAERTYFKMLDANAGKEKFILHDGPPYANGNIHIGHALNKILKDIIVKYRSMTGFHSPYVPGWDCHGLPIEQQVEKNVGRAKKLAMSKSEVRKLCKEYAEKFISIQREEFKRLGVLGDWQHPYRTLDPQYEAQEVRELGKFVASGALYRQKKPVYWCASCMTALAEAEVEYEDHTSASIYVKFPVVDDKGKLATQNSQSEAVYFVIWTTTPWTLPANQAIAVHPEFTYRRVKTPQGDLIINHELVAKVMSALGFEAKDYSISSNGWLGADLEGIQCRHPWMERNSQIILADYVTQDQGTGCVHIAPGHGQEDYNAGLNYGLEVMAPVDAEGKFTAEAGDLKGESVYKADPIIIQKLAGRGMLLKEEKLAHSYPHCWRCKRPVIFRATEQWFISMEKNDLRNQALKAIDEVRWIPPWGRDRIRGMLNARPDWCISRQRCWGVPIPAVYCKNCNQAVLTRELCDHVAAIFAKEGSDAWFNRPLEELIPQDLKCPGCNGRDFTREEDILDVWFDSGVSFASVVEQDARLGGRANLYLEGSDQHRGWFHTALLTSLATRDRAPYENVLTHGFTLDGKGRKMSKSEGNTIAPQDIIKKSGAEVLRLWVSAEDFREDVRISDEILNRLIEAYRRLRNTARFLISNLYDFNPATDAVPVKDLDELDRWILHRTETVLARCREAYENCEFHLVFHALNNFCSVDLSALYLDIVKDRLYCEGTASKKRRAAQTALHRILDVLVHLMAPIVSFTAEEVWGYMPDKDTHSASIFLSPMPAPDRAFLNDELSEKWDKIFRERSEVLKALEQARTAGVIGHSLDAKVVLQTHNGAAPLAALLSTEPQKLADVLIISQVTAAESAGSSQALYQVEKAQGVKCERCWKYDLKVGTDASHPTVCPRCAQVLNSGAST; encoded by the coding sequence ATGGACTACAAAGAAACACTTAATTTGCCGAAGACGGCTTTCCCCATGCGCGCCAACCTGCCGCAGAACGAGCCCAAGCAGGTCGAGAAGTGGGACGCCGAGCGCACCTATTTCAAGATGCTCGATGCCAACGCCGGCAAAGAAAAGTTCATCCTGCACGACGGGCCGCCCTACGCCAACGGCAACATTCACATTGGCCATGCGCTCAACAAGATTCTCAAGGACATCATCGTTAAATATCGTTCGATGACCGGCTTTCACTCGCCCTACGTGCCGGGTTGGGACTGCCACGGTCTGCCGATCGAACAACAGGTGGAAAAAAATGTCGGACGCGCCAAGAAACTGGCGATGAGCAAGTCGGAGGTCCGCAAGCTTTGTAAAGAGTATGCTGAGAAGTTTATTTCGATTCAGCGCGAAGAATTTAAACGGCTGGGTGTGTTGGGCGATTGGCAGCATCCCTACCGCACGCTCGACCCGCAGTACGAAGCGCAGGAAGTCCGCGAGCTCGGCAAGTTTGTTGCCTCCGGTGCACTCTACCGCCAGAAAAAGCCGGTCTATTGGTGTGCCTCCTGTATGACCGCACTAGCCGAGGCGGAGGTCGAATACGAAGACCATACCTCCGCGTCGATCTACGTAAAATTTCCCGTGGTAGATGACAAAGGCAAACTCGCAACCCAAAACTCGCAATCCGAAGCAGTGTATTTCGTCATCTGGACCACGACTCCCTGGACGCTGCCCGCCAACCAGGCGATCGCGGTCCATCCTGAATTTACCTATCGCCGCGTCAAAACGCCCCAGGGCGATTTGATTATCAATCACGAGTTAGTCGCCAAAGTAATGAGCGCGCTGGGTTTCGAAGCGAAAGACTATTCGATCAGCAGCAACGGCTGGCTGGGCGCGGACCTCGAAGGTATTCAGTGCCGCCACCCCTGGATGGAGCGCAACTCGCAGATCATCCTCGCCGACTATGTGACCCAGGACCAGGGCACCGGCTGCGTCCACATCGCACCCGGCCACGGCCAGGAAGACTACAATGCCGGATTAAACTACGGCCTCGAAGTGATGGCGCCGGTCGACGCCGAGGGGAAGTTCACCGCGGAGGCCGGCGACTTGAAAGGCGAATCGGTTTACAAAGCCGATCCGATTATCATTCAAAAGCTCGCCGGACGCGGCATGCTCCTCAAAGAAGAAAAATTGGCGCACAGCTATCCACACTGCTGGCGCTGCAAACGACCGGTGATCTTTCGCGCCACCGAACAGTGGTTCATCTCGATGGAAAAAAACGACCTGCGCAATCAGGCGCTCAAAGCCATCGACGAAGTAAGATGGATTCCGCCCTGGGGCCGCGACCGCATTCGCGGCATGCTCAACGCGCGTCCCGACTGGTGCATCTCGCGCCAGCGCTGCTGGGGCGTGCCGATTCCCGCGGTCTATTGCAAAAATTGCAACCAAGCCGTGCTGACGCGCGAGCTTTGCGACCATGTCGCAGCAATTTTCGCGAAGGAAGGTTCCGACGCCTGGTTCAACCGGCCGCTCGAAGAGCTGATTCCGCAAGACTTGAAATGCCCCGGCTGCAATGGTCGTGACTTCACCCGCGAAGAAGATATTCTCGACGTTTGGTTCGATTCGGGAGTGAGCTTCGCGTCGGTTGTCGAGCAGGATGCTCGCTTAGGCGGCCGCGCCAATCTCTACCTCGAAGGCAGCGACCAACACCGCGGTTGGTTTCACACCGCCCTGTTGACATCCTTGGCGACCCGCGACCGCGCGCCCTATGAAAACGTGCTGACGCACGGCTTTACCCTGGACGGCAAGGGCCGCAAGATGTCGAAGTCCGAGGGCAACACCATTGCGCCCCAGGACATCATCAAAAAATCCGGCGCCGAGGTGCTGCGCCTTTGGGTCTCGGCCGAAGATTTTCGCGAAGACGTGCGCATCTCAGATGAGATTCTCAATCGCTTGATCGAAGCCTATCGCCGGCTGCGCAACACCGCGCGATTTCTCATCAGCAATTTGTACGATTTCAATCCCGCGACCGACGCGGTGCCGGTCAAAGATCTCGACGAGCTCGACCGGTGGATCTTGCACCGCACCGAAACCGTGCTGGCGCGCTGCCGCGAAGCCTATGAGAATTGCGAGTTTCATCTGGTCTTTCACGCGCTCAATAATTTTTGCAGCGTCGACTTGAGCGCGCTCTATCTCGATATCGTCAAGGACCGCCTCTACTGCGAAGGCACGGCATCAAAAAAACGGCGCGCCGCCCAAACCGCGCTCCATCGGATTCTCGACGTGCTGGTGCACTTGATGGCGCCCATCGTTTCGTTCACCGCCGAAGAAGTGTGGGGCTACATGCCCGACAAGGACACGCACTCGGCGAGTATTTTCCTGTCGCCCATGCCCGCGCCCGACCGCGCGTTTCTCAACGACGAGCTAAGTGAAAAATGGGACAAGATTTTCCGCGAGCGCAGCGAGGTCTTAAAAGCGCTTGAGCAGGCGCGCACCGCCGGGGTCATCGGTCATTCGCTCGATGCTAAAGTGGTCTTGCAAACTCACAACGGTGCCGCGCCGTTAGCAGCGCTGCTCAGCACCGAGCCGCAGAAGCTCGCCGATGTCCTGATCATCTCTCAGGTGACCGCGGCAGAAAGCGCAGGATCGAGTCAAGCGTTGTATCAGGTGGAAAAAGCCCAGGGCGTCAAGTGCGAGCGCTGCTGGAAGTACGATTTGAAGGTAGGCACGGACGCCAGCCACCCGACGGTCTGCCCGCGCTGCGCCCAGGTGCTCAACTCTGGAGCGTCGACTTGA
- a CDS encoding UbiD family decarboxylase has translation MAKPERRQTSDAKGGPIQDLREWLNRVEAMGDLVSVKEAVSCEEEMSAIGYLVAKHKPSPAILFDNIKGYEKSPYKAQSLWNILGPSIPRIALTMEEPPDTPTVELIRRVKDKLKNRMAPKEVPASQAGFYQNTLTGDKIDLTQLPIPRHWPLDGGRYAGTADCVITRDPDSGYLNVGTYRMMLQGKNECGLYLSPGKDARLHITRSWEQGKPVEVAAAWGIDPLFMVVGSQTFPKNVSEYEYLGGIKGEPIPVVKGKTTNLLLPANAEFMIEGIIKPNSVKKEGPFGEFPGYYGRPEAGCPLVEVTAIHYRSNPILTNALMADYPSNEQSGFFSIIRSARIWDDLDKLGVPGIQGVYAHPAGAGGFGMTVIALEQRYAGHAAQALALAAQVPGGAYYTKWIIAVDEDIDPTDMDQVIWAMSSRCNPIDDVDILRNTWSTWLDPTQNPPEKRPYGSKALINACKEHRYLPVFSKRTALRKEMYDKVAGEWKKLGLPGQIPSVRAFEEEKKVLYHEVGGFEPGKQPGEEDKKK, from the coding sequence ATGGCCAAACCGGAAAGACGGCAAACGTCGGACGCCAAAGGCGGCCCGATTCAAGATCTGCGCGAATGGTTAAACCGCGTAGAAGCGATGGGCGACCTGGTAAGCGTCAAGGAAGCGGTGAGCTGCGAAGAGGAGATGAGCGCCATTGGCTATCTCGTCGCCAAGCACAAACCATCGCCGGCGATCCTTTTCGACAATATCAAGGGCTATGAAAAGAGCCCGTACAAAGCGCAGTCGTTGTGGAATATTTTAGGTCCGAGCATTCCGCGTATCGCGCTGACCATGGAAGAGCCGCCGGACACGCCGACGGTAGAATTAATTCGCCGTGTCAAAGACAAATTAAAAAATCGCATGGCTCCAAAAGAGGTGCCGGCGAGCCAGGCGGGGTTCTATCAGAACACGTTGACCGGCGACAAGATCGATTTGACCCAACTGCCGATCCCGCGCCATTGGCCGCTCGACGGCGGACGCTACGCTGGCACCGCCGATTGCGTTATTACCCGCGACCCCGATTCCGGTTATCTCAATGTCGGCACCTATCGCATGATGCTGCAGGGCAAAAACGAATGCGGCCTGTACCTGTCGCCCGGCAAAGATGCGCGCTTGCACATCACCCGGTCATGGGAGCAGGGAAAGCCGGTGGAGGTCGCGGCGGCCTGGGGTATCGATCCGCTATTCATGGTCGTTGGCTCGCAGACTTTTCCAAAGAACGTTTCTGAATATGAATATCTCGGCGGTATCAAAGGTGAGCCGATCCCGGTGGTCAAAGGCAAGACGACCAACTTGCTGCTGCCGGCCAACGCCGAGTTCATGATCGAAGGCATCATCAAGCCGAACTCGGTGAAAAAAGAAGGACCCTTCGGCGAATTTCCCGGCTACTACGGCCGACCTGAAGCGGGCTGCCCGCTAGTCGAAGTCACCGCGATTCACTATCGCAGCAATCCGATTTTGACCAACGCTTTGATGGCGGATTATCCGTCCAACGAGCAGAGCGGCTTTTTCTCGATTATCCGCTCGGCGCGCATCTGGGACGATCTCGACAAGCTCGGTGTCCCGGGCATTCAAGGCGTGTACGCCCATCCGGCTGGCGCCGGCGGGTTCGGCATGACGGTGATCGCATTGGAACAACGCTATGCCGGCCACGCCGCACAAGCGCTGGCGCTAGCAGCGCAGGTTCCTGGCGGCGCTTACTACACCAAGTGGATCATTGCCGTTGACGAAGACATCGACCCGACCGATATGGATCAGGTCATCTGGGCCATGAGCAGCCGCTGCAACCCGATCGACGATGTCGATATTCTGCGCAACACCTGGAGCACCTGGCTCGACCCAACGCAAAATCCGCCGGAGAAACGGCCCTATGGCTCGAAGGCGTTGATCAACGCCTGCAAAGAGCACCGCTATCTGCCGGTATTCTCCAAACGCACGGCGCTGCGCAAAGAGATGTACGATAAAGTCGCCGGCGAATGGAAGAAGCTGGGATTACCTGGGCAGATTCCATCGGTCCGCGCCTTCGAGGAAGAGAAGAAAGTTCTTTACCACGAAGTAGGCGGCTTCGAACCCGGCAAGCAGCCGGGCGAGGAAGACAAGAAGAAGTAA
- a CDS encoding HlyC/CorC family transporter, with protein sequence MSLENIWFEVVLILALILANGFFASAEIAMIATRKSRIDALLERGVRSAAAVARLKNDPDRFLATVQIGVTVVSTMASAIGGAAAIDYLKPQIATMPFPFAARWAEAIAIGLVVAPIAYLSLVLGELVPKSLALRFSEKIACVVARPIEILGQISALFVKLLTASSNAVLWLFGGKDAEGASFISVDEVKSLVREGAAKGIFNETEKELIHSVFEFTDTPVKAVMLPRTEIHAIEVHATLAEVAKSFVESGFSRIPVYDGSLDNVIGILYNKDVFKALQEKSDFCIREHLHPAYFVPSTLPISELLKHLQRRHLAIALVVNEYGEVEGLATLEDLLEEIVGEIRDEYDREERGPVERVSDGSMVIRGSALLKDLKSDYNLPFEESPDYHTLAGFVLAQLQTIPRGGERVEHNGYRLTIVDMEGRRIVKVKLEKAQPN encoded by the coding sequence ATGTCTTTGGAAAACATATGGTTTGAAGTCGTTTTGATCCTGGCGCTGATTCTCGCCAACGGTTTTTTCGCTTCGGCGGAAATCGCCATGATCGCCACCCGCAAAAGCCGCATCGATGCGCTACTTGAGCGGGGCGTCCGATCGGCGGCGGCGGTGGCGCGCTTGAAGAACGACCCTGATCGTTTTCTCGCCACCGTGCAGATCGGCGTCACCGTTGTCAGCACCATGGCCTCGGCCATCGGCGGCGCCGCTGCGATCGATTATCTAAAACCGCAAATCGCCACAATGCCGTTCCCGTTCGCTGCCCGTTGGGCCGAAGCCATCGCCATCGGCTTGGTCGTCGCACCGATCGCTTATCTCTCGCTTGTTCTGGGCGAGCTGGTGCCCAAATCTCTGGCATTGCGTTTCTCTGAAAAGATCGCCTGTGTCGTCGCCCGGCCGATCGAAATCCTCGGTCAGATCAGCGCACTTTTCGTTAAGCTTCTGACCGCTTCGAGCAATGCCGTGCTTTGGCTGTTCGGCGGCAAAGACGCCGAAGGCGCAAGTTTCATCTCCGTCGATGAAGTTAAATCGCTGGTGCGCGAAGGCGCCGCCAAAGGCATTTTCAATGAAACCGAAAAGGAGTTGATCCACAGCGTCTTTGAATTCACCGACACACCGGTCAAAGCGGTCATGCTGCCGCGCACTGAAATTCATGCCATCGAAGTCCACGCGACGTTGGCAGAGGTCGCCAAAAGTTTTGTTGAAAGCGGTTTTTCGCGCATCCCAGTTTACGACGGCAGCTTGGATAATGTCATCGGCATTCTCTACAACAAAGATGTCTTCAAAGCACTGCAAGAAAAAAGCGACTTTTGCATCCGCGAGCACCTGCACCCGGCCTACTTCGTGCCAAGCACCTTGCCAATCAGCGAACTGCTCAAGCATCTGCAACGGCGCCATCTCGCCATCGCGCTGGTGGTCAACGAATATGGCGAAGTCGAAGGGCTGGCGACACTAGAAGACTTGCTCGAAGAGATCGTCGGCGAGATCCGTGACGAATACGACCGCGAGGAGCGCGGCCCAGTCGAGCGCGTGTCCGATGGCTCGATGGTGATTCGCGGTTCGGCACTGCTGAAAGACTTGAAATCCGACTACAACTTGCCCTTCGAAGAATCGCCGGACTATCACACCCTCGCCGGCTTCGTCCTGGCGCAACTACAAACCATCCCGCGCGGTGGCGAGCGCGTCGAGCATAACGGCTATCGGCTGACGATCGTTGACATGGAAGGGCGAAGAATCGTCAAGGTCAAGCTGGAGAAGGCCCAGCCGAACTAA
- the lspA gene encoding signal peptidase II, whose translation MVTIWLAVILVLDQATKLIVDRSMPLYHSIPLIDNFFNLTYIRNTGAAFGIFAGSAEIFRRPFLIVVSIVAIIFIVNMLRRLPARETGLSTALAFILGGAIGNLIDRLIYGEVIDFLDFHWSGYHWPAFNVADSFITVGVAITIFYLVRAKGEDPFAAASR comes from the coding sequence CTGGTCACGATTTGGCTTGCCGTCATTCTGGTCCTCGACCAGGCGACCAAACTGATCGTCGATCGCAGCATGCCGCTGTACCATTCGATTCCGCTCATCGACAATTTTTTCAATCTCACTTACATCCGCAACACCGGCGCTGCCTTCGGCATCTTTGCCGGCAGCGCCGAAATTTTTCGCCGGCCGTTTTTGATCGTGGTTTCGATCGTCGCGATTATTTTCATCGTCAACATGCTGCGCCGTCTACCGGCGCGGGAAACCGGTCTCAGCACCGCTCTGGCGTTCATTCTCGGCGGCGCCATCGGCAATTTGATCGATCGGCTGATCTACGGCGAGGTGATCGACTTCCTCGACTTCCATTGGTCGGGCTACCACTGGCCGGCGTTCAACGTCGCCGACAGTTTCATCACTGTCGGCGTTGCGATCACGATTTTCTATCTCGTGCGCGCCAAAGGCGAAGACCCCTTCGCCGCCGCATCGCGATAG